A genome region from Synechococcales cyanobacterium T60_A2020_003 includes the following:
- a CDS encoding IS5/IS1182 family transposase, with the protein YHRRSIAETTMFRFKTIFGGNLSARQFDNQAVELFIKCVALNRMIQIAKPDSYKVEG; encoded by the coding sequence GCTATCATCGTCGTTCGATTGCTGAAACTACCATGTTCCGCTTTAAGACTATTTTTGGGGGCAATCTCAGTGCACGTCAATTTGACAATCAAGCCGTGGAATTGTTCATCAAATGTGTTGCGCTCAACCGCATGATTCAGATCGCTAAACCCGATAGCTACAAGGTTGAAGGTTAA